One genomic window of Luteitalea pratensis includes the following:
- a CDS encoding GDSL-type esterase/lipase family protein yields MPPIDNGSVPAPATHSTVKRALGGLISLGLGLATPVSAQQPMDPAVRFAQRVAAYETLDQATPPPANAILLAGDSQFDRWTTFREDLSGYTVINRGIDSFRTGDLLQYIDRLVIRYKPRVVVLHVGGNDIHQGKTPEQLLADTRMLVTRIRAGLPGATIAWSSITPGPGRWDEAPQRMRANALIKAWISTEKGLSFIDLWDAMLTTDGTPREDLWVADRIHPNHEGYLIRVRLTTPVLGPPDRKWARARTGATMAWQ; encoded by the coding sequence ATGCCTCCCATTGACAATGGTTCCGTCCCGGCGCCGGCCACCCACAGTACGGTGAAGCGTGCGCTCGGGGGCCTGATATCGCTCGGCCTCGGCCTGGCAACGCCCGTCAGCGCCCAGCAGCCCATGGACCCCGCCGTCCGCTTCGCGCAACGGGTCGCGGCCTACGAGACCCTCGACCAGGCGACGCCGCCACCAGCCAACGCCATCCTCCTGGCCGGGGACTCGCAGTTCGATCGCTGGACGACGTTCCGGGAGGACCTGTCCGGCTACACGGTGATCAACCGCGGCATCGACTCGTTCCGGACCGGCGACCTGCTCCAGTACATCGACCGGCTGGTCATCCGCTACAAGCCGCGCGTGGTCGTACTGCATGTGGGCGGCAACGACATCCACCAGGGCAAGACGCCGGAGCAACTCCTGGCCGACACCAGGATGTTGGTGACACGGATCCGGGCTGGCCTGCCGGGCGCGACCATTGCCTGGTCGAGCATCACGCCCGGACCGGGGCGCTGGGACGAGGCGCCGCAGCGGATGCGCGCCAACGCCCTGATCAAGGCGTGGATATCGACCGAGAAGGGCCTGTCCTTCATAGACCTGTGGGATGCGATGTTGACCACGGACGGCACGCCACGCGAGGACCTGTGGGTCGCCGACCGCATCCACCCGAACCACGAGGGGTACTTGATTCGCGTGCGACTGACGACACCGGTGCTGGGCCCGCCGGATCGCAAATGGGCGCGGGCTCGTACAGGGGCGACAATGGCTTGGCAATGA